The proteins below are encoded in one region of Stieleria sp. JC731:
- a CDS encoding sulfatase — protein MPIRFATAIFIALIGFALRSQAAERNVIFIITDDESPTLGCYGDLAAKTPAIDAIAKDGVVFDRAFATTASCSASRSVVMSGLHNHRNGQFGHEHAYHKFTTFQDVVGLALPRVMQRAGYRTGHIGKYHVAPETVYHFETYLKGNGRNAVEMADKCQDFIIDRDDDRPFFLYFGTSDPHRGGGTDQTSESKFKPNLFGNKPNKGSFPGVDETFFDPNEVTVPPFLPDTTETREELAQYYQSCSRVDAGVARLVKILKEADLYDKTLIVFTSDHGMAFAGGKTTVYEGGLHVPMVVRDPYQPERGFKSQALISHIDITPTLLDFAGGLDQKANAPKKMQKVNQFWKENEAAAVSNRNGGKPFNSYHGKSWLGCLSDPDQTHHDVIMASHTFHEIQMYYPMRVVRDDKYKLIWNIAHPLPYPFASDLWAASSWQAQLAKGNDAPYGQMTVGSYVQRPEFELFDMQTDPNESTNLADSPGHADVLETYKKKLKELQKQYQDPWIMKWDYE, from the coding sequence ATGCCGATCCGATTTGCCACCGCAATCTTTATCGCACTCATCGGCTTTGCCCTTCGAAGCCAAGCGGCAGAGCGAAATGTCATCTTCATCATCACCGACGACGAAAGCCCCACGCTCGGCTGCTACGGTGACCTAGCAGCCAAGACGCCCGCGATCGATGCGATTGCAAAGGACGGCGTCGTGTTCGACCGAGCATTCGCGACGACAGCTTCGTGCAGTGCCAGCCGAAGCGTCGTCATGAGCGGGCTTCACAATCATCGCAACGGCCAGTTCGGGCACGAACATGCCTATCACAAGTTCACAACGTTCCAGGATGTTGTCGGACTGGCGCTGCCCCGAGTGATGCAGCGTGCAGGGTACCGAACGGGGCACATTGGCAAGTACCACGTCGCTCCGGAAACCGTCTATCACTTCGAGACCTACCTGAAGGGCAATGGTCGCAATGCAGTCGAAATGGCCGACAAGTGCCAAGACTTCATCATCGACCGCGACGACGACCGCCCGTTCTTCTTGTACTTTGGCACTTCCGATCCACACCGTGGTGGCGGAACAGACCAAACAAGCGAATCCAAATTCAAACCGAACCTGTTCGGAAACAAGCCCAACAAAGGCTCCTTCCCAGGCGTCGACGAGACATTCTTTGATCCCAACGAAGTGACCGTTCCGCCGTTCCTTCCTGACACGACTGAAACACGGGAAGAACTCGCGCAGTACTACCAATCATGCTCGCGTGTCGACGCGGGGGTTGCACGCTTGGTCAAGATCCTAAAGGAAGCAGACCTCTACGATAAAACTCTGATCGTCTTCACTAGCGATCATGGAATGGCATTCGCCGGAGGAAAAACGACGGTTTACGAAGGCGGCCTTCACGTTCCGATGGTGGTGCGTGATCCCTATCAGCCAGAACGCGGTTTCAAAAGCCAAGCCTTAATTAGCCACATCGATATCACACCGACCCTGCTGGACTTTGCGGGTGGCCTGGATCAAAAAGCCAACGCACCCAAAAAGATGCAAAAGGTCAATCAGTTTTGGAAGGAAAACGAAGCTGCAGCGGTGAGCAATCGCAACGGAGGCAAGCCATTCAACAGCTACCATGGCAAATCATGGCTCGGATGCTTGAGCGATCCCGATCAAACTCACCACGACGTGATCATGGCATCGCACACGTTTCACGAAATCCAAATGTATTACCCGATGCGAGTCGTTCGCGATGACAAGTACAAGCTGATTTGGAACATCGCCCACCCGTTGCCCTACCCATTCGCGTCCGACCTTTGGGCAGCGAGCAGCTGGCAAGCCCAACTGGCCAAAGGAAACGACGCACCATACGGACAAATGACGGTCGGCAGCTACGTGCAACGACCCGAATTTGAATTGTTCGATATGCAAACGGATCCGAACGAGTCGACCAACCTTGCCGACAGCCCCGGACATGCAGATGTTCTGGAGACGTACAAGAAGAAGCTAAAAGAGCTACAAAAGCAGTACCAGGATCCTTGGATCATGAAGTGGGATTACGAGTGA
- the pyrH gene encoding UMP kinase, with protein sequence MPESNDSNLRYKRVILKLSGESLADSGGRGISSKEMGEIANQIKQAHESGCQIAIVVGGGNILRGAQFSGTNALVQEATAHYMGMLATVINSLAMQDAIEKTGLSTRVMSAVPMDKIAETFIRRRAIRHLEKGRVIILAAGIGNPFVTTDTAAAQRALEIDADVVLKATRVDGVYSDDPEKNPHAVLYDSLTFRDVSEKQLRVMDATAIALCAEHNKPILVFNFKQSGSIVRAVNGETVGTWIGAEGR encoded by the coding sequence ATGCCCGAATCAAACGACAGCAACCTTCGCTACAAACGAGTGATCCTCAAACTCAGCGGGGAAAGCCTCGCCGATTCCGGGGGGCGAGGGATCAGCAGCAAAGAAATGGGTGAGATCGCAAACCAAATTAAACAGGCTCACGAAAGCGGCTGCCAAATTGCGATCGTCGTTGGCGGAGGCAACATCCTTCGTGGTGCGCAATTCTCTGGTACCAACGCGTTGGTCCAAGAAGCCACCGCACACTATATGGGTATGCTCGCGACAGTGATCAATTCACTCGCAATGCAAGATGCGATTGAGAAAACAGGCCTGTCGACACGCGTGATGTCTGCAGTCCCGATGGACAAGATTGCTGAAACATTCATCCGCCGCCGTGCGATCAGACATCTAGAAAAGGGGCGTGTGATCATATTGGCCGCAGGAATTGGCAACCCATTCGTGACCACCGATACCGCTGCCGCACAGCGCGCGCTAGAGATCGATGCCGACGTTGTCTTGAAAGCCACCCGTGTTGACGGCGTCTATAGCGACGACCCTGAAAAGAATCCACACGCAGTGCTTTACGACTCCCTGACATTCCGAGACGTTAGCGAGAAACAACTGCGTGTGATGGACGCCACCGCAATCGCACTTTGCGCCGAGCACAACAAGCCCATCCTGGTATTCAACTTCAAACAATCCGGCAGCATTGTCCGTGCGGTTAACGGTGAAACCGTCGGCACTTGGATCGGCGCCGAAGGTCGCTAA
- the tsf gene encoding translation elongation factor Ts, whose translation MAISAKDVSELRKSTGAGMMDCKKALEESGGDLEGALDYLRKKGQKVAAKRADREANEGVVVAVAEGDKGVLLALSCETDFVAKNEDHLKLAEQLAQAALAKGLKTKEEVAAMEFEGSTVAEKLVERTGTVGEKIEVADFQVVEGDQLASYIHAGSKIGVLVSYKDGGKDEAAQFFRSVAMHIAAMSPSILTPDEFDAEYVAKEAESLQGQIKIENEDRERLGKPLKNVPQYASRKQLTPEVLAAAEEAIKAELKAEGKPEKIWDKIVPGKMERFVADNTLLDQEKCLLSQFYALDDTKTVEAAIAEFSDGAEVVAFKRVSVGG comes from the coding sequence ATGGCGATCTCAGCCAAAGACGTTAGCGAACTTAGAAAGTCCACCGGCGCAGGCATGATGGACTGCAAAAAAGCACTCGAAGAGTCCGGCGGCGACCTGGAAGGTGCACTGGATTACTTGCGCAAGAAAGGTCAAAAAGTCGCTGCAAAGCGTGCTGACCGCGAAGCAAACGAAGGCGTTGTCGTCGCAGTCGCCGAGGGCGACAAAGGCGTCCTGCTGGCACTGAGCTGCGAAACCGACTTCGTTGCCAAAAACGAAGACCACCTCAAGCTTGCCGAACAACTCGCCCAAGCGGCCCTTGCAAAAGGCCTGAAGACCAAAGAAGAAGTCGCCGCAATGGAATTCGAAGGCAGCACTGTTGCCGAGAAACTGGTCGAACGCACCGGTACCGTTGGCGAGAAAATCGAAGTCGCGGACTTCCAAGTTGTCGAAGGCGACCAACTCGCTTCTTACATCCACGCCGGCAGCAAGATCGGTGTCCTTGTTTCCTACAAGGACGGCGGCAAAGACGAGGCGGCACAGTTTTTCCGCAGCGTTGCAATGCACATCGCAGCGATGAGCCCTTCAATCTTGACCCCAGACGAGTTCGATGCCGAATACGTCGCCAAAGAAGCCGAATCGCTTCAAGGACAAATCAAGATCGAAAACGAAGACCGCGAACGCCTTGGCAAACCACTCAAGAACGTCCCTCAGTACGCTAGCCGCAAACAACTGACCCCAGAAGTTTTGGCTGCCGCAGAAGAAGCAATCAAGGCTGAACTAAAGGCTGAAGGCAAACCAGAAAAGATCTGGGACAAGATCGTTCCCGGAAAAATGGAACGCTTCGTCGCCGACAACACCTTGTTGGACCAAGAGAAGTGCTTGCTAAGCCAGTTCTACGCTCTTGATGACACCAAGACAGTCGAAGCCGCAATCGCAGAATTCAGCGACGGCGCCGAAGTTGTCGCGTTCAAGCGAGTTTCCGTTGGTGGCTAA
- the rpsB gene encoding 30S ribosomal protein S2 yields the protein MSNPIVQEMIEAGVHFGHRTSLWNPKMKPYIFGSKNQIHILDIRETLRGMLRAKKYLGQVASGGSLILFVGTKRQAGEAIEEQASRCGMPFVSERWLGGTLTNFRTIRSRLGRLEELEQIRNSDAINGYSKKMQSALNREYRKMYRNLNGLRTMNRLPECLFIVDPGKERNAVREAKRLGITTVGLIDTDSDPSLIDLPIPGNDDGIRSIELILKQLSEAVIKGRGMTEVPGANDSAPAAEAPAAEPAAEAAAPEA from the coding sequence ATGTCGAATCCAATTGTTCAGGAAATGATTGAAGCTGGTGTTCACTTCGGACACCGCACCAGTCTCTGGAACCCGAAGATGAAGCCATACATCTTCGGTAGCAAAAACCAAATTCACATCTTGGACATCCGCGAAACCCTTCGCGGCATGTTGCGAGCAAAGAAATACCTCGGCCAAGTTGCTTCTGGCGGATCGTTGATCTTGTTCGTCGGCACCAAGCGTCAAGCCGGCGAAGCGATCGAAGAACAAGCATCACGCTGCGGCATGCCATTTGTCAGCGAACGCTGGCTTGGTGGTACGCTGACAAACTTCCGCACCATTCGTAGCCGACTGGGCCGTTTGGAAGAGCTGGAGCAAATCCGCAACAGCGACGCGATCAACGGCTACAGCAAGAAGATGCAGTCGGCCCTGAATCGTGAATATCGCAAGATGTATCGCAACCTGAACGGCTTGCGAACCATGAACCGCTTGCCCGAATGCTTATTCATCGTTGACCCAGGCAAAGAACGCAACGCCGTTCGCGAAGCAAAACGCCTCGGCATCACCACCGTTGGCCTGATCGACACCGACAGTGATCCTTCGCTGATCGACCTGCCGATCCCAGGTAACGACGACGGTATTCGCAGCATCGAATTGATCCTGAAGCAACTCTCCGAAGCTGTCATCAAGGGACGCGGAATGACCGAAGTTCCTGGTGCAAACGATTCCGCACCTGCAGCTGAAGCCCCAGCGGCCGAACCTGCTGCTGAAGCCGCCGCTCCTGAAGCGTAA